GCCATCACTGTCCGCAACGCCTGTTCGTCATACTGGGCACCCAGGCCTTTTTCCACAATGGTAATTCCGCCGATAGCCAGCGAGGTTTTTTCCGGTACTACCGTCGCTTCCGAATAGCCTACGGCGCAAAGAATCCGTCCCCAATTAGGGTCCTGGCCAAAGAAGGCCGTTTTGACCAGCGGCGATTTGGCTATGGCCATGGCCGCCTTTTTGGCGTCGTCGAAGGAAGCGGCACCGCAAACATTCACCTCCAGGAATTTGGTGGCCCCTTCGCCGTCACGGGCCACCAGTTTGGCCAGCGTGGTGCAGAGGGTGGTAAGAGCGCTTTTAAAAGCTTGATAGTCGTCGCCTGTCGTATCGTTTATCACCGGATTTCCCGCCAGACCGTTAGCCATAACACCGACCATATCATTGGTACTGGTATCACCGTCTACCGTCACCATGTTGAACGATACCCCGACCGCCTCGCTCAGTGCCTGCTTCAATGCCGGTGCACTAATGGCGGCATCGGTGGTAACAAAACCCAGCATGGTGGCCATATTGGGATGAATCATGCCGGAGCCTTTGGCAATACCGGCGATACGAACGGTCTTACCGCCCAGTTCGAACTCATAGGCGCAAATTTTCAAAAACGTATCGGTGGTCAGAATGGCCTGAGCCGCCTGTTGATGTCCTTCGACCGACATGGCCTTGACGGCAGAGTGAATCCCGGCCGTTACTTTGTCCATCGGCATGGTCACGCCGATGATCCCGGTGGAAGCCACCAACACTTCCTCCGGTGTAACGTTAAGAGCCTCCGCGGTAATGTCAGCCATAGCCACAGCATCGGTCATGCCCTGCTCGCCGGTGCAGGCATTGGCGCAACCCGAATTAACGATAAACGCTGAAGCTTTGCCGCCGGCCACATGCTTGCGTGACACCACAACAGGCGCCGCCGCCATGATATTGGTTGTGAATACGGCTGCCGCTGCCGCCGGTTGAGTGCTGTATATAATGGCTACGTCTTCTTTGCCACTTTTTTTAATACCTGCTTTAATCCCCGCCGCTTTAAACCCCTGCGGGGCCGTAATGCCTCCGGTTATTTCTTTCAACATATGTGTATGCCTCCTCATGCTGGACGACGTCCGTCCGCTATTATAATGGGCCTCTTAATTATTAGGGATAAAGCGGTGCCTGCTCCAGACCGGTACGTTCCTCCAGACCGAACATGACATTCAGGTTCTGTACGGCCTGACCGGCGGCGCCTTTCACCAGATTGTCAATGGCTGATACCACGATCACCCGGTTGGTCCGGCTGTCGATATGCCAGCCCAGATCGCAGAAATTGGAGCCGCGCGTCTGTTTGGTTGACGGATATCCGCCCCGTCCCAAGAGTCGGATAAAGTACTCCTCTTGGTACAGGCTTTGGAATGCCTCGTCGACCTGGCTTGCTGTCACACCGGCTTTCAGGCTGGCATAACAGGTGCTGAGGATGCCTCTGGCCATCGGCACCAAATGGGGCGTAAAGCTTAGGATTACCGGTTCACCGGCCAGGAGGCTGAGCGCCTGCTCAATTTCCGGAGTATGGCGGTGGCCGGCGATATTATAGGCTTTCAAGTTTTCAAATACTTCCGTAAAGTGACTGCCCAATGACAGGCTGCGGCCGGCACCGGAGACGCCTGACTTGGCGTCGACAATGATCGTATGTAGTTCAATCAGTTGGCAGCTAACCAGGGGCGCCAGGGCCAAAATGCTGGCCGTGGTATAGCAGCCCGGATTACCGACAATGGTGGCTTCCTTAACGGCGTCGCGATTCAGTTCGGTGAGTCCGTATACGGCATTGGCTTCTGGATGCGTATGGGGTACCTTATACCACTGTTCATAAACGCCCACGTCACGGAAGCGATAGTCGGCGCCCAGATCAATGATCTTAACGCCTTGCGCTGACAGCCGT
This portion of the Propionispora hippei DSM 15287 genome encodes:
- the argJ gene encoding bifunctional glutamate N-acetyltransferase/amino-acid acetyltransferase ArgJ — translated: MLKEITGGITAPQGFKAAGIKAGIKKSGKEDVAIIYSTQPAAAAAVFTTNIMAAAPVVVSRKHVAGGKASAFIVNSGCANACTGEQGMTDAVAMADITAEALNVTPEEVLVASTGIIGVTMPMDKVTAGIHSAVKAMSVEGHQQAAQAILTTDTFLKICAYEFELGGKTVRIAGIAKGSGMIHPNMATMLGFVTTDAAISAPALKQALSEAVGVSFNMVTVDGDTSTNDMVGVMANGLAGNPVINDTTGDDYQAFKSALTTLCTTLAKLVARDGEGATKFLEVNVCGAASFDDAKKAAMAIAKSPLVKTAFFGQDPNWGRILCAVGYSEATVVPEKTSLAIGGITIVEKGLGAQYDEQALRTVMADHDIVVQVDLNVGPAKATVWTCDFSYEYVKINGEYHT
- the argC gene encoding N-acetyl-gamma-glutamyl-phosphate reductase, whose amino-acid sequence is MKVSIIGATGYTGEELLRILANHPQAEIVHITSESQTGTAIQSIYPHITGFYDKTLESMKDLDKLADSDVAFIALPHGHAMEAGKRLSAQGVKIIDLGADYRFRDVGVYEQWYKVPHTHPEANAVYGLTELNRDAVKEATIVGNPGCYTTASILALAPLVSCQLIELHTIIVDAKSGVSGAGRSLSLGSHFTEVFENLKAYNIAGHRHTPEIEQALSLLAGEPVILSFTPHLVPMARGILSTCYASLKAGVTASQVDEAFQSLYQEEYFIRLLGRGGYPSTKQTRGSNFCDLGWHIDSRTNRVIVVSAIDNLVKGAAGQAVQNLNVMFGLEERTGLEQAPLYP